A single window of Hippocampus zosterae strain Florida chromosome 15, ASM2543408v3, whole genome shotgun sequence DNA harbors:
- the LOC127616505 gene encoding junctophilin-1-like isoform X1, protein MTSGRFDFDDGGTYCGGWEDGKAHGQGVCTGPDGRGEYSGSWSGGFEAVGVYTWPSGNVYRGDWAQGKRHGLGAETKGKWLYRGEWTRGLKGRYGVRQSLSTPARYEGTWSNGLQDGYGVETYSDGGTYQGQWSGGMRHGYGVRQSVPYGVASLIRSPLRTSLGSLRSEGSDGALLAGAASDGPAGTRGGFVLNFPSDGEAGEKKRGLFRRGSLFGSLQRLRKSESRSSVSSKRSSAPSETALSGISSSDGNSTGSFGDGDPAEDDWTPEDDVDAAVTESYAGEWKNDKRNGLGVSERSDGLKYAGEWLNNKRHGYGATVFPGGAGEEGKYKNNVLARGIRKHFIPLKDAKTKRKVDRAVERAAAAAAVARTKVEIAVSRTSHTRAKAEAADRVAQLASRDSDIARALARDLSPSFHQPGPDYIRQKSIVAAEAKDILEECQLQKTPPSSPHFYRKGTTPTHSPHQSPAPSPTASPTGMKTGFGAGGLSKPPGTGGKTSTAEPLNQGIAKAAWNLSLGQEARQRTKSCSVQAPVPNSRSAPNGQIHCQYHGYYVKDVKTLPLEEPLDAGDDFHPSCLARLPPPAKPAWSPAPKVSAVAGPSPLPPKENAKAPAESNKPKGFAETKKASVEIGAEMVRAESISPNSSAKPRPLCGPGALVKGVPIRSPDRGLKCCRGRSARPDWSGDDRPFHSERSESRRKSKRRLQKGQGRKMTPETPQEILSRLSKGRRTRRLAHERADF, encoded by the exons ATGACCAGCGGCCGCTTTGACTTCGACGATGGAGGCACCTACTGCGGAGGCTGGGAGGACGGCAAAGCTCACGGCCAGGGCGTGTGCACCGGACCCGACGGCCGGGGCGAATATTCGGGCTCGTGGTCCGGCGGCTTCGAGGCGGTCGGCGTGTACACCTGGCCCAGCGGCAACGTGTACCGAGGCGACTGGGCGCAGGGGAAACGCCACGGACTCGGCGCGGAGACCAAGGGCAAGTGGTTGTACCGGGGGGAGTGGACGCGCGGCCTCAAGGGGCGTTACGGCGTCCGCCAGAGCCTGAGCACGCCGGCCAGGTACGAGGGCACCTGGAGCAACGGGCTGCAGGACGGCTACGGCGTCGAGACCTACTCCGACGGAG GCACATATCAAGGTCAGTGGAGCGGCGGGATGCGCCACGGCTACGGCGTGCGTCAGAGCGTCCCGTACGGCGTGGCTTCGCTCATCCGCTCCCCGCTCCGAACCTCGCTGGGCTCCCTGCGTAGCGAGGGGAGCGACGGCGCGCTTTTAGCGGGCGCCGCGTCCGACGGCCCCGCCGGCACGCGCGGCGGCTTTGTGCTCAACTTCCCTTCGGACGGAGAAGCCGGCGAGAAAAAGCGAGGTCTCTTCCGCCGCGGCTCTCTTTTTGGCAGCCTGCAGCGATTGCGCAAATCGGAGTCCCGTTCCTCCGTCTCCAGCAAGCGCAGCTCGGCGCCGAGCGAAACCGCTCTGAGCGGGATCAGCTCGAGCGACGGCAATTCCACCGGCAGCTTTGGAGACGGCGACCCGGCCGAGGACGACTGGACCCCGGAGGACGACGTGGACGCCGCCGTCACAGAGTCGTACGCGGGCGAGTGGAAGAACGACAAGCGCAACGGCTTGGGCGTCTCCGAGCGCTCCGACGGCCTGAAGTACGCGGGCGAATGGTTGAACAACAAGCGCCACGGCTACGGCGCCACCGTCTTTCCCGGCGGCGCCGGAGAAGAAGGCAAGTACAAAAACAACGTCCTAGCCCGAGGGATCCGGAAGCACTTCATCCCACTGAAGGACGCCAAGACCAAACGGAAGGTGGATCGCGCCGTCGAACGAGCGGCCGCAGCCGCTGCCGTCGCCCGAACCAAAGTGGAGATCGCCGTCTCCAG GACGTCTCACACTCGGGCCAAAGCGGAGGCGGCGGATCGGGTCGCGCAGTTGGCGAGCAGAGACTCGGATATCGCCAGAGCCCTGGCCAGAGATCTCTCGCCTAGTTTCCATCAGCCAG GCCCGGACTACATCCGACAGAAATCCATCGTGGCGGCGGAGGCGAAGGACATCCTCGAGGAGTGTCAGCTGCAAAAAACGCCACCGAGTAGCCCTCATTTCTATCGCAAAGGCACGACCCCAACGCATTCTCCTCACCAGAGCCCGGCCCCAAGCCCCACCGCCTCACCAACCGGCATGAAGACGGGCTTCGGCGCTGGCGGGCTGTCAAAGCCTCCCGGGACAGGCGGCAAAACCTCAACGGCGGAACCCCTCAATCAAG GCATTGCAAAGGCAGCATGGAATCTCTCTCTCGGGCAGGAAGCCAGGCAACGTACGAAATCTTGCTCTGTTCAGGCCCCCGTGCCAAATAGCCGTTCCGCTCCCAACGGACAAATCCACTGCCAATACCACGGTTACTACGTCAAGGATGTCAAGACCCTGCCGCTCGAAGAACCGCTTGACGCAGGCGATGATTTTCACCCGTCGTGCCTCGCGCGCTTGCCGCCCCCCGCCAAGCCGGCGTGGTCGCCGGCTCCAAAAGTCTCGGCCGTCGCCGGCCCTTCGCCGCTCCCGCCGAAAGAGAACGCCAAAGCTccggcggagtccaacaagccAAAGGGTTTTGCGGAAACCAAGAAAGCGAGTGTGGAAATCGGTGCCGAAATGGTCCGGGCGGAGTCG ATTTCTCCAAATTCGTCGGCTAAGCCGCGACCTCTCTGTGGTCCGGGGGCCCTTGTCAAAGGGGTTCCAATCAGATCGCCAGACAGA GGACTGAAGTGCTGCCGTGGGCGCTCGGCGCGACCCGATTGGTCTGGGGACGATCGGCCATTCCACTCGGAGCGCAGTGAAAGCCGAAGGAAATCGAAGCGCCGGTTGCAAAaagggcaagggaggaaaatgacACCGGAGACGCCACAGGAGATTCTCAGTCGGCTTTCAAAAGGACGGCGCACAAGGAGACTTGCTCATGAGCGTGCAGACTTTTGA
- the LOC127616505 gene encoding junctophilin-1-like isoform X2 gives MTSGRFDFDDGGTYCGGWEDGKAHGQGVCTGPDGRGEYSGSWSGGFEAVGVYTWPSGNVYRGDWAQGKRHGLGAETKGKWLYRGEWTRGLKGRYGVRQSLSTPARYEGTWSNGLQDGYGVETYSDGGTYQGQWSGGMRHGYGVRQSVPYGVASLIRSPLRTSLGSLRSEGSDGALLAGAASDGPAGTRGGFVLNFPSDGEAGEKKRGLFRRGSLFGSLQRLRKSESRSSVSSKRSSAPSETALSGISSSDGNSTGSFGDGDPAEDDWTPEDDVDAAVTESYAGEWKNDKRNGLGVSERSDGLKYAGEWLNNKRHGYGATVFPGGAGEEGKYKNNVLARGIRKHFIPLKDAKTKRKVDRAVERAAAAAAVARTKVEIAVSRTSHTRAKAEAADRVAQLASRDSDIARALARDLSPSFHQPGPDYIRQKSIVAAEAKDILEECQLQKTPPSSPHFYRKGTTPTHSPHQSPAPSPTASPTGMKTGFGAGGLSKPPGTGGKTSTAEPLNQGIAKAAWNLSLGQEARQRTKSCSVQAPVPNSRSAPNGQIHCQYHGYYVKDVKTLPLEEPLDAGDDFHPSCLARLPPPAKPAWSPAPKVSAVAGPSPLPPKENAKAPAESNKPKGFAETKKASVEIGAEMVRAESGPDPILVALVMLLNVGLAILFVHFLT, from the exons ATGACCAGCGGCCGCTTTGACTTCGACGATGGAGGCACCTACTGCGGAGGCTGGGAGGACGGCAAAGCTCACGGCCAGGGCGTGTGCACCGGACCCGACGGCCGGGGCGAATATTCGGGCTCGTGGTCCGGCGGCTTCGAGGCGGTCGGCGTGTACACCTGGCCCAGCGGCAACGTGTACCGAGGCGACTGGGCGCAGGGGAAACGCCACGGACTCGGCGCGGAGACCAAGGGCAAGTGGTTGTACCGGGGGGAGTGGACGCGCGGCCTCAAGGGGCGTTACGGCGTCCGCCAGAGCCTGAGCACGCCGGCCAGGTACGAGGGCACCTGGAGCAACGGGCTGCAGGACGGCTACGGCGTCGAGACCTACTCCGACGGAG GCACATATCAAGGTCAGTGGAGCGGCGGGATGCGCCACGGCTACGGCGTGCGTCAGAGCGTCCCGTACGGCGTGGCTTCGCTCATCCGCTCCCCGCTCCGAACCTCGCTGGGCTCCCTGCGTAGCGAGGGGAGCGACGGCGCGCTTTTAGCGGGCGCCGCGTCCGACGGCCCCGCCGGCACGCGCGGCGGCTTTGTGCTCAACTTCCCTTCGGACGGAGAAGCCGGCGAGAAAAAGCGAGGTCTCTTCCGCCGCGGCTCTCTTTTTGGCAGCCTGCAGCGATTGCGCAAATCGGAGTCCCGTTCCTCCGTCTCCAGCAAGCGCAGCTCGGCGCCGAGCGAAACCGCTCTGAGCGGGATCAGCTCGAGCGACGGCAATTCCACCGGCAGCTTTGGAGACGGCGACCCGGCCGAGGACGACTGGACCCCGGAGGACGACGTGGACGCCGCCGTCACAGAGTCGTACGCGGGCGAGTGGAAGAACGACAAGCGCAACGGCTTGGGCGTCTCCGAGCGCTCCGACGGCCTGAAGTACGCGGGCGAATGGTTGAACAACAAGCGCCACGGCTACGGCGCCACCGTCTTTCCCGGCGGCGCCGGAGAAGAAGGCAAGTACAAAAACAACGTCCTAGCCCGAGGGATCCGGAAGCACTTCATCCCACTGAAGGACGCCAAGACCAAACGGAAGGTGGATCGCGCCGTCGAACGAGCGGCCGCAGCCGCTGCCGTCGCCCGAACCAAAGTGGAGATCGCCGTCTCCAG GACGTCTCACACTCGGGCCAAAGCGGAGGCGGCGGATCGGGTCGCGCAGTTGGCGAGCAGAGACTCGGATATCGCCAGAGCCCTGGCCAGAGATCTCTCGCCTAGTTTCCATCAGCCAG GCCCGGACTACATCCGACAGAAATCCATCGTGGCGGCGGAGGCGAAGGACATCCTCGAGGAGTGTCAGCTGCAAAAAACGCCACCGAGTAGCCCTCATTTCTATCGCAAAGGCACGACCCCAACGCATTCTCCTCACCAGAGCCCGGCCCCAAGCCCCACCGCCTCACCAACCGGCATGAAGACGGGCTTCGGCGCTGGCGGGCTGTCAAAGCCTCCCGGGACAGGCGGCAAAACCTCAACGGCGGAACCCCTCAATCAAG GCATTGCAAAGGCAGCATGGAATCTCTCTCTCGGGCAGGAAGCCAGGCAACGTACGAAATCTTGCTCTGTTCAGGCCCCCGTGCCAAATAGCCGTTCCGCTCCCAACGGACAAATCCACTGCCAATACCACGGTTACTACGTCAAGGATGTCAAGACCCTGCCGCTCGAAGAACCGCTTGACGCAGGCGATGATTTTCACCCGTCGTGCCTCGCGCGCTTGCCGCCCCCCGCCAAGCCGGCGTGGTCGCCGGCTCCAAAAGTCTCGGCCGTCGCCGGCCCTTCGCCGCTCCCGCCGAAAGAGAACGCCAAAGCTccggcggagtccaacaagccAAAGGGTTTTGCGGAAACCAAGAAAGCGAGTGTGGAAATCGGTGCCGAAATGGTCCGGGCGGAGTCG GGTCCCGACCCGATCTTGGTTGCTCTGGTGATGCTATTAAATGTCGGTCTGGCCATTCTTTTTGTCCATTTCCTGACCTGA